The following is a genomic window from Armatimonadota bacterium.
ACAGCGCTGATGAACAAGATCGCTGCTGGTGAGAACGTCAGTGTTGTGGGGCCTCTGGGTCGTGGGTTCGACCTGGGAGACTCGACCGGCGCACAGCACATAATAGTGGCAGGCGGGTGCGGCGCGGCTCCACTGCACTTTCTCAGCGACAGGCTCTGCGCCCTGTGGGGATGCGAAAACGTTAAAGTGCTTACGGGAGCTAGGAGCAAAAATGCTTTGCTCTGTGAGGCTGAGTTTATCTCGCATGGAGTAGAGGTTGTAGTCTCAACAGACGACGGCTCCTACGGCCACCACGGCCTTGTGACCGAACTCCTGCAGCGCCGACTCTTCAACTCACAACTCGAAACTCATAACTCACAACACATACGAGTCTACTCCTGCGGTCCTAACGCCATGATGCGCGAGGTCGCAAGGATTGCTCACGAGGCGGGCGTGCCGAACTGCCAGGTCTCACTGGAAAATAACATGGCCTGCGGTCTTGGAGTGTGCATGGGCTGCGTGCAGAAGATCAAAGGACCGGTACCGGGGGATACATCCGGCAATAACTGGCATCGTGAGAGAGTCTGCAAAGACGGGCCGGTGTTCAACGCGGAGGACATAATATGGGACTGACAAAGCCTGACCTGAGCGTGAATATCGGCAAGATCAAGATGAAAAATCCCGTCACGGTCGCCTCGGGCACATTTGGGTTTGGCCAGGAGATGGCCGATTTCTACGACCTGGGTCGCCTCGGCGCGATCACAGTC
Proteins encoded in this region:
- a CDS encoding dihydroorotate dehydrogenase electron transfer subunit; amino-acid sequence: MKGIYNCEVIAHSEVSPGVIRSLLHCPEIVRQAQPGQFVNVRVAATTTDPLLRRPFSVHAVYPNEGLFSLLYVLVGRGTALMNKIAAGENVSVVGPLGRGFDLGDSTGAQHIIVAGGCGAAPLHFLSDRLCALWGCENVKVLTGARSKNALLCEAEFISHGVEVVVSTDDGSYGHHGLVTELLQRRLFNSQLETHNSQHIRVYSCGPNAMMREVARIAHEAGVPNCQVSLENNMACGLGVCMGCVQKIKGPVPGDTSGNNWHRERVCKDGPVFNAEDIIWD